The genome window TCGGCCCGGGCGCACTCCTCTTCGTACCGCCGTGCCCACGCCTGGATGTGCTGGGTGAACAGCCGGGTGAACACGGCGCGGTCGTCGCCGTCCACCACGAAGTGCACCTCGACGTTGTGGAAAGTCACGTTCTTGGGCACGGTTTCTTCTCCTAGAGGACGGCCGTCAGGCCCTCGTGGGCGATTTCCAGTGACTCGATCGCGACCGCGTTCTGCTCGGCGTGCAGGTCCGGGCCGGTCCACTTGGCGGCCAGGCCGCCGTGGAAGAGCCACGACTTCGCGGGCAGCCCGGCCTCGTCGAGCATGATCAGGGCGCCGTCGCGGCGGGCGCCCAGCGAGTCGTGCAGGCCGGTCTCGTACCAGGAGTACAGGAGGCGGTCGCGGACCACGCCGCGCTTGAGGGTGATCGGGTTCCACGAGTGGCGCAGCGGCAGCTTGTGCACCGCGTCGTTGCGCCCGCCCTCGGGGTAGCTGACCACTTCCAGCTGCGCGCCCAGCCCGGTGACCTCCTGGAACGCGCCCGCCGCCACCACCTGCAGCAGGAGGGCCTGCGCCGGCGGCAGGTAGACGTCCGCCGCGGAGAGCGTCACGAGGAAGCGGAACTTGGGCAGCGGCTCGTTCAGCGCGAGCAGCTGGTCGGCCGGTGTCGTCACTGCTCGATCACCTCCAAGCCGCGGTCCTGGCCGAGCACGAGCCGCAGCGCGATGAACTCCATGGGTACCGCCGGCGCGACTTCGACCTCGCACACGACCTGACCGGGGTCCTGCTCCGGCGGGTTGTTGGTTTCGTCGCACACCACCCGGAACGCGTCCTCCGGCCGGGTGCCGGCGAGCGCGCCGGTGCGGAACGCCTCCAGCAGCACCGACGTGATCGCGCGGACCAGCGACAGCCGCAGCTCCGCGGAGTTCACCTCGAACACCAGCGGCGCGGCGGCCCGCCGGATGGCCCGCACCAGCAGGTGCAGCAGCCGCCGGTGGGCGACGTACACCCGGCGCGGGTCGCCCGACAGCGTCCGCCCGCCCCACACCACGAGCCCGCGGCCCCGCAGGCACCGCACCAGGTCGACGCCCGCGCCGAACAGCCGGACCTGCTGCGCTTC of Amycolatopsis solani contains these proteins:
- a CDS encoding phage tail protein, producing the protein MTTPADQLLALNEPLPKFRFLVTLSAADVYLPPAQALLLQVVAAGAFQEVTGLGAQLEVVSYPEGGRNDAVHKLPLRHSWNPITLKRGVVRDRLLYSWYETGLHDSLGARRDGALIMLDEAGLPAKSWLFHGGLAAKWTGPDLHAEQNAVAIESLEIAHEGLTAVL
- a CDS encoding putative phage tail protein produces the protein MPKNVTFHNVEVHFVVDGDDRAVFTRLFTQHIQAWARRYEEECARAERSGNDRRIGDSGGRR